The following coding sequences are from one Arachis hypogaea cultivar Tifrunner chromosome 7, arahy.Tifrunner.gnm2.J5K5, whole genome shotgun sequence window:
- the LOC112701323 gene encoding uncharacterized protein → MATIKQVKLSVKEAMKPPNGRKVVLRFNNALQPVGDEAGLLSGVMGLLGSDYTKFPICERDWRKVRTRDKVYNEIVKEMFHFEEDSRGIIKGIISKMLGRAWKETRNRLYHRHYDAELSLAANIENRPDGITADHWKRFLDYRNSEETQVI, encoded by the exons ATGGCAACAATCAAACAGGTCAAACTGAGTGTGAAGGAAGCTATGAAGCCACCTAACGGAAGAAAGGTCGTACTCAGGTTTAACAATGCACTGCAACCAGTTGGGGATGAAGCAGGTCTACTGAGCGGCGTTATGGGACTGCTAGGATCTGACTATACCAAATTCCCAATCTGCGAGAGGGACTGGAGAAAGGTTCGCACCAGGGACAAAGTCTATAATGAAATAGTAAAg GAAATGTTCCATTTTGAAGAAGATAGTAGAGGAATTATAAAAGGTATAATATCCAAGATGCTAGGAAGGGCTTGGAAGGAAACAAGGAACAGATTATACCATCGCCACTATGACGCAGAACTTTCACTTGCAGCAAATATTgaaaaccgcccagatggaattACTGCAGACCATTGGAAAAGATTTCTCGATTATCGCAACAGCGAAGAGACACAGGTAATATAG